aggatgagatCAAATGAATTATATACAAAGAACTTCTAAAAAGGGTGTTTTTCTCCATGAGGATGATTGAGTCATATAAAATGTTACGTTGCAGGGAGTCAGTCCCCTTGAAATTACCTGTCTGAAAGTGATTGATCCTGTCTTCTCCACATCGATGAACCCGAATATCTACAGTGTAAGTAACATTACCGAGGTAGAAACGATGGTAAAAGATGATAAGAGCATAGTCATACTGATACACACAGAGAAAGCAAGGCTCATAACTGACCTCTTTAGAAAGAGTGCAAGGCTTCAATTTGAGAACCCGAAGAAAGTCATGAAGCGTAACACATCCACTGCAAAAAGGATTAAACTTCTTGAGGTCGTATAAAAATAGGTTCATCTTTATAGTTACTTAATACTTATAGGACAAAGGTTACCTTGAATCCGGATTCATGGAAGAAAATGTCTCCAAATACCGCACTGCTTCTGAGTTGCTTATATGAAATAGCTGAAAGGAACAAAGATAAAAGCAAAACAATCACCAGAGAGACAAAAACATGCGTATATAATGATCAGTTTGTTTCATGATGGAGCATGTGTACAGAACATTATCAGAATAATGAGGTTCTACATATCTATCCACGAAACATAACACAATCAAAGAAATGTGACTCCTtgatgtaaatataaaaaaatcaaggaTAAACTTACCGACTCAACCTTTGCCATTTCAACCATGTAAGTTGAAGGATTTTCCTGCAACAGAAGAAAGAATACATGACTTGTGGGTCAGAGTAATTGTGAGGAAACTACAAGGCATAGATAATGAAAGACAAATGAAGGTATAAAAGAGAGGAAAACACACGCATGAGCTGCACATACCAGCTTTAACTCAGATGCTTTGTTGAGTAGCATCAAGTCCCCATAAGAATGACATGTTTGGACGACATTCAAAGATGATGCAATTGCATGACTTGTCTGTATTCATAAGTATACCATGAGTACTACTTTtcacaataaaaacaaaagtaaaaaatgcAGAAAATAATCTCTATCTACCACTAAACACACACCTTCTGCGAGAGACGCACagcattttgtttttgattgtcATTGGGATAAATTACTGGAAGGTATTCCACCTATACAAATACgtacaaaattcaaaaaaaaaaaaaaacaatcaattaATAACTAAGGTATTACAGGATATGAACATTGCCAACCTCCATGAAATTGTGAAACTGGGTGAACATTCTGAACATGAGCATCAACAAAGAAATGTTTCCCCTGAAAGTCTCATAAACATCATTAAGGGAtacttttgtgtgtgttttgggTAAGTAGATAGTGTACAGACACGAAAGAGACTCACCAGGATTGATCAAAATGTACATGGGGATACCGGACGACGACAGGTTGAATGGGGAAACCTGGGATGAAAGCACCGAGTTGGAAGGAAATAATAGCTTTCCCATTGGTAGTGGTTCCTTCCGGGAATAGCAGCAGACGAGGAAATCTACCGCAGGAAGCTTTTCTCTGTATTTACATCCTTGAAAAGCACATTGCgtatcaaatacaaaaataaatcatgaAAAGGGAAGTGTATGAAACAATCTCTTTATTTAAAACCATACTATATAGTTATCAAATAACATGCAACAGAAACTATATACCTTTATTTCATGCACAGCGTCCTTCTTTGATGCCTGTGAGAATCTATCAACATATATCACCTGAAAAAAACCGAAGCTTTAGTATTAAAATAGGCACCAGAAAATGTTAAGCCAACATGTTGTtgtgacaaaatattttgatttaaagaaAACACTAGTGGTATTGTACTACCTGCATAGCCCTGATAATAGTTCCAACAAGAGGAAGTGAATCATGGGACTCGGATGCAACAATGGTGGGTGATAGCTCATAGAAGTAGAAGATTGGTTCAATATAAGAAACATGGTTTGATACAACGATGGGAGCAATCTCTCTTCGAGCAGGTTTCCCTTTTCGTCGTATCCACTGATAACTGCAGCACACCAGAAAGTCTAAACTATCTAACACCACTGAAACCATTCACCATGCTAAAGCACTAAGTAAAGTTTTGCTTGTTTTTAACTGACCCGAAAGAGAAGAGGATACATCTGGAACAGAAGCGAGTGACCCACATGATTCTGCATCTCCATCGAGGCATAGGGTTGTGTCTGTCTCTCCACCCAGCGAGTGCTACCTTCGTGGCCAAGTAACCAACAGCCAAGCTAACACCGAAGAGAACAAGCCGAGCCAAAGCAAGCGGGAGGCAAATCACGATCTTGACCGCTTCGTAGAGTCCGTACACTCTTGGTGTGTCGTTCCGAAACGGATCAACCGTGGTGGGGTTTTGAACCGGAGGCTCGGCGTCGCTGAGAAACCGGAAAGGGTTAACCGGATTGAGATTGTCGAATTGGAGACCACGAGGGTGGTGGTTTTGGTCTTGATGATCGAGTACCGAGTCTTCTCCGTCGTCATCGATTGAGATGAGGACCTCTGGTTGGTCGGATGTGATGAGAGGAAGAGACAAATCAGGATCCGACATACTCTCTCAGTCAGTTCCGGTGTGtgtagagagaagagagagcggGAGAGATTGGAACACGCTTTGTGGTGGaatgtttctttgtttctttccaattatccttttttttttaatacaggGTTTTGGTTTGAACTTTTGAAAGTAAACTCTTATTTATCCCTCCaattattatttaatgtttGATTTGCTCACTTTAAAGCTAGTTTGAATTCGATTATGATTGCACATGGATCTCGGTATGGACTGTCATAAATTATGTCAAATTGGAAGTGTATTTAACCACTTAACCTGTAGgataaagctttttttttttttcttacaatcTTTTTCAACCTCGTCCTTTACTAATCATAATATGATTGATTTACATGCTGAACATGTGTAATCCAAACTATCTCAGAAAAATCTGTGAAAATGTTTAAATGtctaaaaattgtttatatctGGAATTTTCAAATAAGTAAATGCTTGTCCACCCATAATTGGATTACTTGGCCGACATCCGTACCAATATAACGCTACAGCGTGtgtaaaaatttaatatgatttgatttgAAATGTGTGTTGGTGGTTgctattaaatttaaatgtcgttgtaaaaaaaagtatttaaatgtaaGCCTGGGCCTGTAAGGCATTAAGCATTTGAACTCTCAATGTTAGTTACTTAGTTTTATTGGTTTTTATTGGATAGTGTTACGTGAGTAGGTGTTGGTTAATTGGTCacattttatgaataaaatggGTTAGATTGATATTAGTCTGGCCacttatttcttatttttctttttttgggctTAATCTTTGATGTCAAACAAGCAATAAAAGCACAAGTTTCAGCATAAATCATATTGATTTTTACACAAGTGAATCAGAAGGTTCATGTTCCACTTGCACTGATGACAACGTAGATGCTTTGTTTCATTTCTTTGTATCGGGTCCATTGTTTAGACATCAAACAGCTCATCATCAAAACTACAATCTTTGTGTGATTTGTATGTCCTAACTGCAATATCAAACGCAACTTCTTACAAAAGCCTGTAACGTTCCCTACGAATCTCTCCACGAACCTTTGAAGATTGAACAAGGCACTCCCACAATGACGATACTGTTCTCTGTTGCACAAGTGTTTTAACTCAAGATCCCGATATGTAAGTGTAACGTGACTGAGCTCCCACCAAAAGATCCACAACTTTCTCTgaggagataaaaaaaaaaagagagagagagagactaagTCAGCAAATGAATTGACGTCAGTGATTAAGGACATCTTGTGAATgtaatgaaaattttgaaagCAAACCTGTGAAGAAGCCGATCAATGGAACTGGTTCAACCTTCTTCTGAGAGCTTTCCAGCTTCTGCCTGAAAAATCACCGGACAAGCACATAACGGTTTATGAGTGCAACTGAAATGGAAACTGAAACAGAACACAGATGCATATTTAACTTCACCCACTCACCTAGTGTACTTGGTGAAGAATGGATCTCTCATGAGGTACAATGCCCATAGCAGCTTCCTTCTCCTAAGCTGAACATCAAAACCAAGGAATTTAAGTTAAACCGGTTGGACATATAATGCAACTGAGGTTTGAGATATATCTAACCTCATCCTTTTCAGGTTGAGAGAAATGGATTTGCTTGCTCTTCTCTCCCCACAACTTAAGATTAGAAAGAATCCCCATTCCCAGTATGTCCACAGAAAGGGATATAGCCCAAGGAATCCAAGACCGGACTCCATATCTTCTGATGAAGAGAACGTAGATGAGCGGTCTGGTAATGAAAAGAACCTCACCCATGACAAACAAGGCTCCTTTAACACCCTTCTCAGATAGTAGCTCGGAGAGAGTTTTTCGCTTCTCCTTGATCACTGCAGGAGGCTCTATAACCCCTTGCTGGTTGCTGTGTTGAATCCTTGGAGACCAACCAGAGGTAGGAGATGTTGTTCTTGCGTTCTGACCAAATGAACTCAAAGCTGACATTGCCCGTCCTTCCATGTTCCATGGATTATAAAGATTTTGGTTTCCGGAAAAACGGTTCCTATCTAAATGACCAGCTCTGTTTTGTAGTTCTGATTGGTTAGGAAGTTTGTCGTCGTCATCATTATTAGGTGTTTCCCCTCCATGAAGAAGCATCTTATATCCGGTATTACGAAACAAAGCTAACCTAACGAGAGCCCTGAAAGTTCACATTTGCTCAGATATCAAAACGTCAATAAAGTAGTTTGTTTACACACATCCAAACTTACTTGAAAGCTTCAGTTGCAATAATGAAGTTCCATTTCCTGTCTGCTCCGTAGAAGTGTTCAGCAGCCACTTCCACAACGGTTTCCAAGTCCTTAAGGATGGAGATGAGTAGGGGATAAGAAAGGGATGATGAAGAATCAGTCCCGGATGGTCCAGTATGAGCACGGGTGGTTGGAACAGTTTCAATGATGTGTTCATTGATGGTTGTGAATATGCCCAAGAAAGCCGTAACTGCCAACGAGATTTACCAAAAAACTTTCCATCAAAAACAAGAACGAAACATTCTTTAAGATTTGATGAATTTATCAAAGACTTAAGGCCACTAAACATGTGCGAGAGGTACAAGTAAAGCAGAAgcagttaacaaaaaaaaagaacctgcTTCGGGTCCAATCTCTGAAGTAGTAAACTTCTCAGGAAGCAG
The DNA window shown above is from Raphanus sativus cultivar WK10039 unplaced genomic scaffold, ASM80110v3 Scaffold2470, whole genome shotgun sequence and carries:
- the LOC108846998 gene encoding lysophospholipid acyltransferase LPEAT2 gives rise to the protein MSDPDLSLPLITSDQPEVLISIDDDGEDSVLDHQDQNHHPRGLQFDNLNPVNPFRFLSDAEPPVQNPTTVDPFRNDTPRVYGLYEAVKIVICLPLALARLVLFGVSLAVGYLATKVALAGWRDRHNPMPRWRCRIMWVTRFCSRCILFSFGYQWIRRKGKPARREIAPIVVSNHVSYIEPIFYFYELSPTIVASESHDSLPLVGTIIRAMQVIYVDRFSQASKKDAVHEIKRKASCGRFPRLLLFPEGTTTNGKAIISFQLGAFIPGFPIQPVVVRYPHVHFDQSWGNISLLMLMFRMFTQFHNFMEVEYLPVIYPNDNQKQNAVRLSQKTSHAIASSLNVVQTCHSYGDLMLLNKASELKLENPSTYMVEMAKVESLFHISNSEAVRYLETFSSMNPDSSGCVTLHDFLRVLKLKPCTLSKEIFGFIDVEKTGSITFRQFLFASAHVSTQPLFQQTCELSFSHCDADGDGYISIQELGDVLKPTIPNLTKDEIQGLYILLDDDKDQRISKNDFLSCLRRNPLLIAIFALTLAPT
- the LOC108847000 gene encoding peroxisome biogenesis protein 16, giving the protein MEAYKEWVWRNREYVHSLGSLANGLTWLLPEKFTTSEIGPEAVTAFLGIFTTINEHIIETVPTTRAHTGPSGTDSSSSLSYPLLISILKDLETVVEVAAEHFYGADRKWNFIIATEAFKALVRLALFRNTGYKMLLHGGETPNNDDDDKLPNQSELQNRAGHLDRNRFSGNQNLYNPWNMEGRAMSALSSFGQNARTTSPTSGWSPRIQHSNQQGVIEPPAVIKEKRKTLSELLSEKGVKGALFVMGEVLFITRPLIYVLFIRRYGVRSWIPWAISLSVDILGMGILSNLKLWGEKSKQIHFSQPEKDELRRRKLLWALYLMRDPFFTKYTRQKLESSQKKVEPVPLIGFFTEKVVDLLVGAQSRYTYISGS